ATGATCTGATGTCTTTTTATATGGACTATGTATTAGAGCATAACGAACAACCAAAGACCGTTTATGCTTTTGCAAAACATAACAATTTTGATGAAGCTCTTTTTTACAATTTCTACGGTACCTTTGAAGCTTTAGAAAAAAGTGTTTTTAAAACGTTTTTTGAGAATACGATTATTGCATTACATAAAAGCGAAGAGTATGCCTCATATGAGTCTAGAGATAAGCTATTGAGTTTTTATTTCACATTCTTCGAAAACCTTACGGCAAATCGAAGTTATGTTTTACAAGCATTGAAAGTTGATGGAAATAAATTGAAAAGTATTACTAAACTTTCAGAATTAAAAAAAGCATTTACAGATTACATTGATAGTTTGGAAATCGAAATGGTGGATATGAAAGAAGCTAGGTTGGTGAAATTTCAGCAAAAGACGTTGAAAGAATCGGCTTGGTTACAATTAATAGTTACTATAAAGTTTTGGATGGATGACACTTCTAAAAACTTCGAAAAAACAGATGTGTTTATAGAAAAAGCGGTTAATACAAGTTTTGATTTAATAGATACACAGCCAATCAAAAGTATTATTGATTTAGGTAAATTTTTGTACAAAGAAAAGATGAAACTGTAATTGTTTAAAATCAATTATGGTAAATAATGCTCTCAGTGATTTAATTAAAACTTAAAGTTAACAGATGAAAACGATCGACAGTATTCCAACTTCAAAAATACAACGTGCCTCAAAACTAGTAAAAACTGGAGCTAAGGTTGGTGTTAACTACCTGAAGTATTATGGAGATAAAATTATGAATTCAGAAGTAGAAGCAAAAGAAAGATTAAATGAAAATAATGCGAACGATATATATGATGGACTAAAACAGTTAAAAGGTAGTGCCTTAAAGGTGGCTCAAATGTTGAGTATGGAAAAGAATATTTTACCCAATGCTTATGTTGAAAAATTTTCGCTAGCTCAATTTTCTGTACCGCCCTTATCACCCCCCTTAGTCATCAAAACATTTAAGCAGTATTTTGGTAAACATCCTAATGAAATCTTTGATGTTTTTAATTCGACTTCAGTTAATGCGGCAAGTATTGGTCAAGTACATAAAGCAGAAAAAGATAATAAAGAGTTGGCGGTAAAAATACAATATCCCGGAGTTGCTCAGAGTATTAGTTCAGATTTAGCTATGGTTAAACCTATCGCTATGAGCATGTTTAATATAAAAGGTAAAGATTCTGGTAAATATTTTAAGGAAGTAGAAGATAAGTTGATTGAAGAAACCGATTATATTTTAGAGGTGAAACAAAGTATAGCTATGGTAAATGCCGCTAAGCACATTCCTAATTTACTTTTTCCTAGATATTATAAAGAGTTTTCTTCGGAGAGAATTATTACCATGGATTGGATGCACGGAGAACATTTGTCTGAATTTGTAGCTCATAATGACAATCAAGAAATGGCTAATCAGTTAGGCCAAGCTCTGTGGGATTTTTACATGTTCCAAATTCATAAATTGAAAAAAGTACATGCAGATCCACATCCTGGTAACTTTTTAATTAATAAAGAAGGTAAGCTAATTGTTATTGATTTTGGATGTATAAAAGAAATTCCAGAAGAATTTTATATTCCTTATTTTGAACTAGCAGAAGAAGATAATATTAATAATCCTGCCATTTTTAAGGATAAGCTATATGAATTAGAAATCTTAAGAGAAGATGATTCTAAAGAGGAGATTGAATTTTTTACGAAAATGTTTCATGAAATGTTGAGCTTATTTACGCAGCCACTACATCAAGAAGTTTTTGATTTTTCAAATCCTGAATTTTTCGAAAAAATAGGACAATTGGGCGAACGTTATTCTAAGAGTACCGAATTGAGAAAAATGAATGGAAATAGAGGGTCTAAGCATTTTATTTATATAAACAGAACTTTTTTTGGTTTGTATAATTTAATGTTTGATTTAAAATCACAAGGAGTGAAAATAAATAATTTTAAGAAGTTGTAATGGCCTATTTTAGTAAAGCCGATCTTGATAATTTGCATCATCTGTATAGAATTAATCTAATAAATAGTTGTACCGGTTATAAATCGGCTAATTTAATTGGTTCAAAATCGGCAGATAATTTTGAAAACCTAGCTGTGTTTAGTTCGGTAACCCACATGGGGTCTCATCCGCCATTGTTAGGTGTGTTTTTTAGACCAACAACTGTTGCTAGAAATACCTATGAAAATATTAAGGCGACGGGAGTGTATACCATCAATCACATTAATGAAGAGGTTATAGAAGATGCTCACCATACTTCCGCTAAATATGATAAGCTCATCTCAGAGTTTGAAAAGACTGATTTAAAACCAGAGTACCTAAATGCTTTTACAGCTCCTTTTGTTACAGGTGCTCCTGTAAAATTGGCCATGAAGTTTGTTGAAGAATATGAAATAAAGAGCAATGGTGTTATTTTAGTAATAGGTGAAATAATCGATTTACATATACAAGATGATATGTTGCAAAATGATGGTTTTATAAACCTTACTTCAGGAAAAGTGGCAGCCATAAACGGTTTAGACGGCTATGCAATACCTCAATTAAAAAAAAGATTAGATTACCAACGTCCAAAGTAATATTGTATTCATACTTATTATATTAAACGGAGGGCCTTATTGTAACATATCCAATTGGGTTCAAGTTAAATTTAGAGTTTACTATTGAAATAAATCTGTTCTAATTGCATATTTTAATTGTGAAAATGATAATGTAAAAAATTAATTATCAGCTTTTTATATGTTAAAATGGCGTTTTTTAATCATATTTTAAAAGTGATTTAAAAAAAAGGACTAAATTTGCCCGTTAGTTAATAGTAATTAGAATTGATTTTTTATGAGTCATAAATTAGGTATTAACCAGAACATTTTAGAGCTTATTGGTAATACACCAATGATTAAGTTAAATAAAATTACCGACGAATTAGAAGGTGAGTTCTATACAAAGTTTGAAGGTTATAACCCAGGTCATTCAACAAAAGATAGAATTGCCCATCATATTATTGAACAAGCTGAAAAAGAAGGTTTAATTAAAAAAGGCACAACAATAATTGAGACTACATCAGGTAATACTGGTTTTAGTATTGCAATGGTTAGTAGAATAAAAGGTTATGATTGTATTTTAGCAGTAACGTCAAAGTCATCAAGTGATAAAATTGACATGTTAAAGGCCATGGGAGCAAAGGTATATGTTTGCCCAGCTCATGTAAGTGCTGACGATCCGCGTTCTTATTATAATGTTGCAAAAAAATTGCATTCAGAAATAGCAGATTCAGTTTATATCAACCAATATTTTAATCAATTAAATACTGATGCACATTATAATTCTACCGGACCTGAAATATGGGAACAAACGGATGGTGAAATAACTCATTTAGTTGCAGCCAGTGGAACAGGTGGTACAATTTCTGGAACTTCAAGATATTTAAAAGAGCAAAACCCTAATATAAAAATTATTGGTGTAGATGCATATGGTTCAGTATTGAAAAAATTCCATGAAACAGGAGAATTAGATACTAAAGAGAGTTATCCGTATCGTATTGAAGGCTTAGGTAAAAATTTAATACCGACGGCAACAGATTTTGATGTTATTGACAAATTTGAAAAGGTAAGTGATGAAGATAGTGCCCATAGAGCTAGAGAAATTGCATTATCAGAAGGCGTTTTTGCTGGTTATACAAGTGGAGCCGCTATGCAAGCGGTATTTCAATTAGCGAAAAAAGGTGAATTTGATGAAAATAGCAAGGTAGTTGTTATTTTTCCTGATCACGGTTCAAGATATATGAGTAAAATTTACAGTGATGATTGGATGCAAGAACAAGGTTTTTTCGATACAGAAAAATTTGCACATTCAGAAATTGAATTTATAAAATAAATGATTTAAAGTTTCAAAAGGCTTCGTTAGTGAAGCCTTTTTTTTATATAATTCATTTAAAATTAGTAACTTGTTAAAAAAGAGTGGTGAGGTAATTCAAAATACGTTAAAAAATACGTTACTTTGCAAAATTAAATTAGAGATTCGAGATGAAAGATTTATTTGAAAGAATAATTAACGATAAAGGGCCTTTAGGTAAATGGGCCGAGCAAGCGGAAGGATATTATGTGTTTCCAAAGTTAGAAGGACCTATTTCAAATAGAATGGGTTTTAACGGTAAAAAAGTGATCA
The nucleotide sequence above comes from Aureibaculum algae. Encoded proteins:
- a CDS encoding TetR family transcriptional regulator C-terminal domain-containing protein, yielding MAKKKNITANDLMSFYMDYVLEHNEQPKTVYAFAKHNNFDEALFYNFYGTFEALEKSVFKTFFENTIIALHKSEEYASYESRDKLLSFYFTFFENLTANRSYVLQALKVDGNKLKSITKLSELKKAFTDYIDSLEIEMVDMKEARLVKFQQKTLKESAWLQLIVTIKFWMDDTSKNFEKTDVFIEKAVNTSFDLIDTQPIKSIIDLGKFLYKEKMKL
- a CDS encoding ABC1 kinase family protein, producing MKTIDSIPTSKIQRASKLVKTGAKVGVNYLKYYGDKIMNSEVEAKERLNENNANDIYDGLKQLKGSALKVAQMLSMEKNILPNAYVEKFSLAQFSVPPLSPPLVIKTFKQYFGKHPNEIFDVFNSTSVNAASIGQVHKAEKDNKELAVKIQYPGVAQSISSDLAMVKPIAMSMFNIKGKDSGKYFKEVEDKLIEETDYILEVKQSIAMVNAAKHIPNLLFPRYYKEFSSERIITMDWMHGEHLSEFVAHNDNQEMANQLGQALWDFYMFQIHKLKKVHADPHPGNFLINKEGKLIVIDFGCIKEIPEEFYIPYFELAEEDNINNPAIFKDKLYELEILREDDSKEEIEFFTKMFHEMLSLFTQPLHQEVFDFSNPEFFEKIGQLGERYSKSTELRKMNGNRGSKHFIYINRTFFGLYNLMFDLKSQGVKINNFKKL
- a CDS encoding PLP-dependent cysteine synthase family protein produces the protein MSHKLGINQNILELIGNTPMIKLNKITDELEGEFYTKFEGYNPGHSTKDRIAHHIIEQAEKEGLIKKGTTIIETTSGNTGFSIAMVSRIKGYDCILAVTSKSSSDKIDMLKAMGAKVYVCPAHVSADDPRSYYNVAKKLHSEIADSVYINQYFNQLNTDAHYNSTGPEIWEQTDGEITHLVAASGTGGTISGTSRYLKEQNPNIKIIGVDAYGSVLKKFHETGELDTKESYPYRIEGLGKNLIPTATDFDVIDKFEKVSDEDSAHRAREIALSEGVFAGYTSGAAMQAVFQLAKKGEFDENSKVVVIFPDHGSRYMSKIYSDDWMQEQGFFDTEKFAHSEIEFIK
- a CDS encoding flavin reductase family protein, producing MAYFSKADLDNLHHLYRINLINSCTGYKSANLIGSKSADNFENLAVFSSVTHMGSHPPLLGVFFRPTTVARNTYENIKATGVYTINHINEEVIEDAHHTSAKYDKLISEFEKTDLKPEYLNAFTAPFVTGAPVKLAMKFVEEYEIKSNGVILVIGEIIDLHIQDDMLQNDGFINLTSGKVAAINGLDGYAIPQLKKRLDYQRPK